One stretch of Chryseobacterium sp. LJ668 DNA includes these proteins:
- the apaG gene encoding Co2+/Mg2+ efflux protein ApaG: MFSKITSNIKVSVTPEYDSKNSYPSENRFVFKYNILIENEGDFPIKILKRKWLIFDVGFGFTEVVGDGVIGLTPDVQPNDQFAYFSNVMLRSGVGNMSGKYLVRNEETKEDFEVDIPKFNLVSAVLVN; encoded by the coding sequence ATGTTTTCTAAAATTACTTCGAATATAAAGGTGTCTGTAACGCCTGAGTATGATAGCAAGAACAGTTATCCTTCCGAAAATCGATTTGTTTTTAAATATAATATCCTCATAGAAAATGAAGGTGATTTCCCGATAAAAATTTTAAAGAGAAAATGGCTTATCTTTGATGTAGGATTCGGATTCACTGAAGTGGTAGGCGATGGTGTGATTGGTCTTACACCAGATGTACAGCCCAATGATCAGTTTGCCTATTTTTCAAACGTAATGCTGCGATCAGGAGTGGGAAATATGAGCGGAAAGTATTTGGTGAGAAATGAAGAAACTAAAGAGGATTTTGAGGTTGATATTCCAAAATTTAATCTAGTTTCTGCAGTATTGGTCAACTGA
- a CDS encoding glucose-1-phosphate adenylyltransferase, whose translation MNPNVISIVLGGGRGTRLFPLTYSRSKPAVPIAGKYRLVDIPISNCLNSGLNKILVLTQFNSASLNAHIKNSYHFDIFSRGFVDILAAEQNVENESWFQGTADAVRQSMKHLEKYDYEYILILSGDQLYQMDFNAMLDFHIENGGDVTIATIPVNAKDATGFGILKSDDEGNITSFIEKPDYELLDGLKSEVSDKNKAEGKEYLASMGIYIFTKTILKKMFEDGAGDDFGKDIIPSSIGKYSTLSYQYEGYWTDIGTIESFYEANLDLCQDFPQFNLFSSSPIYTRARMLPPSKINGSYVSKAVFGDGCIIMADKIENSVIGNRTRVDKGSTIVNSYVMGADFYQNTKEIVINDRQGKPNMGIGKYCYIEKAILDKNCYIGDNVRIIGGKHLDDGDYGTYSVQDGIVCVKKGAILQPGTHIG comes from the coding sequence ATGAATCCAAATGTTATTTCAATAGTTTTAGGAGGAGGAAGAGGGACAAGGCTGTTTCCATTAACGTATTCCAGATCAAAGCCTGCTGTGCCAATCGCCGGAAAATACAGATTAGTCGATATTCCTATTTCAAACTGTCTAAATTCAGGTTTAAACAAGATCCTTGTTTTAACACAGTTTAATTCAGCATCATTGAATGCGCACATCAAAAACTCGTACCATTTTGATATTTTCAGTAGAGGTTTTGTCGATATTTTGGCTGCAGAACAAAATGTAGAAAACGAAAGTTGGTTTCAGGGAACTGCAGATGCGGTGAGACAATCAATGAAGCACTTAGAAAAATATGATTACGAATATATCTTGATTCTTTCCGGTGATCAGCTGTATCAGATGGATTTTAATGCCATGCTTGATTTCCATATCGAAAATGGAGGAGATGTCACCATTGCTACAATTCCTGTCAATGCAAAAGATGCCACTGGTTTCGGAATTTTAAAATCTGATGACGAAGGAAATATTACTTCTTTCATCGAAAAACCAGACTACGAACTTTTAGATGGTTTAAAATCTGAAGTTTCTGATAAAAACAAAGCAGAAGGAAAAGAATATCTTGCTTCGATGGGAATTTATATTTTTACCAAAACAATTCTGAAGAAAATGTTTGAAGACGGTGCCGGAGACGACTTCGGAAAAGATATTATTCCTAGTTCTATAGGCAAATACAGTACTTTAAGCTATCAATACGAAGGCTACTGGACGGATATCGGGACCATTGAGTCTTTCTACGAAGCCAATCTGGATCTTTGTCAGGATTTCCCGCAATTTAACCTATTCTCATCTTCACCAATTTATACAAGAGCGAGAATGCTTCCTCCGTCAAAAATAAATGGCTCTTATGTAAGTAAGGCAGTTTTTGGTGACGGATGTATCATTATGGCAGATAAGATTGAAAATTCTGTTATTGGTAACCGAACACGAGTTGATAAAGGCAGTACGATTGTGAATTCTTATGTAATGGGAGCAGATTTTTATCAAAATACAAAAGAGATAGTAATAAACGACAGACAGGGTAAACCCAACATGGGAATCGGAAAATACTGTTATATTGAAAAAGCAATTCTCGATAAAAACTGTTATATCGGTGATAATGTGAGAATTATCGGTGGAAAACATCTGGATGACGGTGATTATGGCACATATTCTGTACAAGACGGTATTGTTTGTGTGAAAAAAGGCGCTATTCTGCAGCCCGGAACCCATATCGGATAA
- a CDS encoding SRPBCC domain-containing protein encodes MRFFRIIALFIVLLIGAYAAAMYFFVDESKSFKVEKEIDYPLDKVFNQFNNLQNFTRWNNFFIHSKSITIDYYTPYEGQGSAISYHDPKSEDGGEMFIRYANPNKTLRYQLFEDEDENPTLIDVKFTKISAAKTKITWFVHTPKLSVLTRAQNFWTEDKFTENIEKSMVNLKNVLGNKVSKDNQLASIKYDSLMVEKEEARMILGISVSASNKKDALYRNIVMNYNKVYNFVTMDLGKKDDEFGYPVLITDADNFKDNEVSYYFGIPLSKKIGVNDNNFNFRSVSPTQNYVIYYKGTYAGRVKAIQELIQKAKTDEMRYGDIYQTFIEQPVEDQDVNMKLSLSVYK; translated from the coding sequence ATGCGTTTTTTCAGAATTATAGCCTTATTTATTGTTTTGCTGATTGGAGCTTATGCTGCTGCCATGTATTTTTTCGTTGACGAAAGCAAAAGTTTTAAAGTAGAAAAAGAAATTGATTATCCTTTAGATAAAGTGTTTAATCAGTTTAATAATCTTCAGAATTTCACAAGATGGAATAATTTTTTCATCCATTCAAAATCAATCACGATCGATTACTATACTCCTTACGAAGGACAGGGCAGTGCCATCAGCTACCATGATCCTAAAAGTGAAGATGGTGGAGAGATGTTCATCCGATATGCCAATCCAAATAAAACACTGAGATATCAGCTTTTTGAAGATGAGGATGAAAACCCGACCTTAATAGACGTAAAATTTACAAAGATTTCTGCAGCAAAAACAAAAATCACATGGTTTGTACATACACCCAAACTATCTGTTTTAACGAGAGCCCAGAATTTCTGGACCGAAGATAAATTCACTGAGAATATTGAGAAAAGTATGGTGAATCTCAAAAATGTTTTAGGGAATAAGGTTTCAAAAGACAATCAGCTGGCATCCATAAAATATGACAGTCTGATGGTTGAAAAAGAAGAGGCGAGAATGATTCTGGGGATCAGTGTAAGTGCCTCCAACAAAAAAGATGCTTTGTACAGAAATATTGTGATGAATTATAACAAAGTCTACAATTTTGTCACGATGGATCTGGGGAAAAAAGACGATGAATTTGGTTATCCGGTGCTGATTACGGATGCTGATAATTTTAAAGACAATGAAGTTTCTTATTATTTCGGTATTCCACTATCCAAAAAAATTGGAGTTAATGATAATAATTTTAATTTCAGATCGGTAAGTCCTACTCAAAATTATGTGATTTATTATAAAGGAACCTATGCCGGACGAGTAAAGGCCATTCAGGAACTGATTCAAAAAGCAAAGACCGATGAGATGCGGTATGGCGACATTTATCAGACATTTATAGAGCAGCCAGTAGAAGATCAGGATGTCAATATGAAGCTTTCGCTATCTGTTTATAAATAA
- a CDS encoding glycogen synthase: MTIYHLSTECYPVAKVGGLADVVGALPKYQNKIKDVDAKVVMPWYNKSFVYDHDFEVVFDGFIHQGQNMLQVQVMREKTNTLGFELFLVKIPGLLDRENPYGYQDESFQFLAFQHGVLHWLTAMQIRPDVLHCHDYHTGLVPFMVEHCPEFSFLKDVKTIGTIHNGEYQGMMRWDMIHFMPSFDHYKWGILDWNGFINPLASMIKCSHAFTTVSEGYLEELFVSFKGLESLVRDEFGKAYGIINGIDTDVWNPETDPMLDFNFNKKNVLKIKKKNKQKLCKEYGLNPDLPLFAFIGRFATEKGADLLPEVVWRSIKQTYGSLNIIILGSGNTYIEDKLKELNYVYANFATDIGYKEHLSHKIYASADFLLMPSRVEPCGLNQMYAMRYGTVPVVSYTGGLRDTVKDISTGGSGLNFTYPGVDDIIHAMVRGLAIYNQRKAMDDLVLSNMNFDFAWEKSAEKYLALYKN, from the coding sequence ATGACAATTTATCACCTTAGTACAGAATGTTATCCCGTGGCCAAAGTCGGAGGTTTGGCAGATGTTGTGGGAGCACTTCCAAAATATCAGAACAAAATAAAGGATGTTGATGCCAAAGTAGTGATGCCTTGGTATAACAAATCTTTTGTGTACGATCACGATTTTGAAGTGGTTTTTGATGGCTTTATTCATCAAGGGCAAAATATGCTTCAGGTTCAGGTAATGAGAGAAAAGACTAACACTTTGGGTTTTGAATTGTTTTTAGTTAAAATTCCGGGATTGTTAGACCGTGAAAATCCTTACGGATATCAGGACGAAAGTTTTCAGTTTTTGGCATTTCAGCACGGAGTTTTACACTGGCTGACTGCGATGCAGATTCGTCCAGATGTTTTGCATTGTCATGATTATCACACAGGATTGGTTCCTTTTATGGTAGAACATTGTCCGGAGTTCAGCTTTTTAAAAGATGTTAAAACAATTGGTACAATCCATAACGGCGAATATCAGGGGATGATGCGTTGGGATATGATTCATTTTATGCCTTCATTCGATCATTATAAATGGGGAATTCTCGATTGGAACGGGTTTATCAATCCGCTGGCAAGCATGATTAAATGTTCTCACGCTTTTACAACAGTTTCCGAAGGTTATCTGGAAGAGCTTTTTGTGAGTTTTAAAGGTCTGGAAAGTCTCGTGCGGGATGAATTTGGTAAAGCTTACGGAATCATCAACGGCATAGATACCGATGTTTGGAATCCTGAGACTGATCCTATGCTAGATTTTAATTTTAATAAAAAAAATGTTCTTAAAATCAAAAAGAAAAATAAGCAGAAGCTTTGCAAAGAATATGGTTTGAATCCCGATTTGCCGCTTTTTGCATTCATTGGAAGATTTGCGACAGAAAAAGGTGCAGATCTACTTCCGGAAGTTGTCTGGCGAAGCATTAAACAAACTTACGGGTCTTTAAATATCATTATTTTAGGTTCCGGAAATACATATATAGAAGATAAATTAAAAGAATTAAATTATGTATATGCTAATTTTGCTACAGATATCGGTTATAAAGAACATTTATCTCATAAAATATACGCTTCGGCAGATTTTTTGTTGATGCCTTCCCGTGTTGAGCCGTGTGGTCTCAATCAGATGTACGCAATGAGATACGGAACGGTTCCTGTGGTAAGTTATACAGGCGGATTAAGAGATACCGTAAAAGATATTTCTACTGGGGGTTCGGGTTTAAATTTCACCTATCCCGGAGTTGATGATATTATTCATGCGATGGTTCGCGGACTGGCAATTTATAATCAGAGAAAAGCAATGGATGATCTGGTGCTTTCAAATATGAATTTTGATTTTGCATGGGAAAAGTCTGCAGAAAAATATTTAGCTTTATATAAAAACTAA
- the odhB gene encoding 2-oxoglutarate dehydrogenase complex dihydrolipoyllysine-residue succinyltransferase has translation MSILEMKVPSPGESITEVEIATWLVKDGDYVEKDQPIAEVDSDKATLELPAEQSGVITLKAEEGDVVQVGQVVCLIDVDAAKPEGSAPAAEAPKQEEAPKAAEPAKQEAPKPAPAAPQSYATGSPSPAAKKILDEKGIDADQVSGSGRDGRISKSDAELAAVPAMGGSSLTATGARSTTTTKLSVLRRKIAQRLVSVKNETAMLTTFNEVDMSEIFRLRKQYKEEFAQKHGVGLGFMSFFTKAVTRALKLYPDVNASIDGDFKINYDFCDISIAVSGPKGLMVPVLRNAENMSFANVEGNIKDLAVKVRDGKITVDEMTGGTFTITNGGTFGSMLSTPIINPPQSAILGMHNIIQRPVAVEGQVVIRPMMYVAMSYDHRIIDGKESVGFLVAVKEGIDNPVEILLGGDEKRGLGL, from the coding sequence ATGTCAATTTTAGAAATGAAAGTTCCTTCACCGGGCGAATCAATTACAGAAGTTGAAATTGCAACTTGGCTTGTAAAAGATGGTGATTACGTAGAAAAAGATCAACCTATCGCTGAAGTAGATTCAGACAAAGCAACTCTTGAATTGCCTGCAGAACAAAGTGGTGTCATCACTTTAAAAGCTGAAGAAGGTGATGTGGTACAAGTAGGTCAGGTAGTTTGTTTAATTGATGTGGATGCTGCTAAACCAGAAGGTAGCGCTCCTGCTGCTGAAGCTCCAAAACAGGAAGAAGCACCTAAAGCTGCTGAACCTGCAAAACAGGAAGCTCCAAAACCTGCTCCTGCTGCTCCTCAATCTTATGCTACAGGTTCTCCATCTCCGGCTGCAAAGAAAATTCTTGACGAAAAAGGAATTGATGCTGATCAGGTTTCAGGATCAGGAAGAGACGGAAGAATTTCTAAATCTGACGCTGAGTTAGCTGCTGTTCCGGCAATGGGTGGAAGCTCATTAACGGCTACGGGTGCAAGATCTACAACGACGACAAAACTTTCAGTTCTTAGAAGAAAAATTGCTCAAAGATTGGTTTCTGTGAAGAACGAAACCGCGATGCTGACGACTTTCAACGAAGTTGATATGTCTGAAATTTTCAGATTGAGAAAGCAATATAAAGAAGAATTTGCTCAGAAACACGGAGTAGGACTTGGTTTCATGTCTTTCTTTACAAAAGCGGTTACAAGAGCTCTTAAACTATATCCGGATGTGAATGCATCAATCGACGGAGATTTTAAAATCAATTACGATTTTTGTGATATTTCAATAGCGGTTTCTGGTCCTAAAGGATTGATGGTCCCTGTATTGAGAAATGCTGAAAATATGTCTTTTGCAAACGTCGAAGGTAATATCAAAGATCTTGCAGTTAAAGTAAGAGACGGTAAAATTACTGTTGATGAGATGACCGGTGGTACATTCACGATTACAAACGGTGGTACTTTTGGATCAATGTTGTCTACACCAATAATCAACCCGCCACAATCTGCGATCTTAGGAATGCACAACATCATTCAGAGACCGGTTGCGGTTGAAGGGCAAGTTGTTATTCGTCCGATGATGTATGTTGCAATGTCTTACGACCACAGAATTATCGACGGAAAAGAATCTGTAGGATTTCTGGTTGCGGTAAAAGAAGGTATCGACAATCCTGTAGAAATTCTATTGGGTGGTGATGAAAAGAGAGGTCTTGGGTTATAA
- a CDS encoding 3'-5' exonuclease — translation MDFCAIDFETATHERHSACELGICVVENSEIVSTKTWLIKPPSFPYFSQRNIDVHGILPGDVKDSPTFDDIWYEVEQMMYGTLMIAHNASFDAGVLRSCLDYYGMFKPNLNYLCSIQVAKKSWNYLPRYGLKHLAEHHQIKFNHHRAGDDAEACARIALLGFERLFITRNEEIHESFKAKLKKL, via the coding sequence ATGGATTTCTGCGCAATAGACTTTGAAACGGCCACTCACGAAAGACATTCTGCCTGCGAACTAGGAATTTGCGTGGTCGAAAATTCAGAGATTGTATCTACCAAAACCTGGCTGATCAAACCTCCGAGTTTTCCATATTTTAGTCAGAGGAATATTGATGTTCATGGGATTTTACCTGGTGATGTAAAAGATTCTCCTACTTTCGATGATATATGGTATGAAGTAGAGCAAATGATGTACGGAACATTAATGATTGCCCATAACGCAAGCTTTGATGCCGGCGTTTTAAGAAGCTGTCTCGATTATTATGGAATGTTTAAACCTAACCTAAATTATTTATGCAGCATTCAGGTTGCAAAAAAATCCTGGAATTATCTTCCTAGATATGGTTTGAAGCATCTGGCAGAGCACCATCAGATTAAATTTAACCATCATAGAGCCGGTGATGATGCCGAAGCCTGTGCAAGAATTGCCTTGTTGGGCTTCGAGAGATTATTTATTACAAGAAATGAGGAAATTCACGAAAGCTTTAAAGCTAAACTAAAGAAATTATAA
- the glgB gene encoding 1,4-alpha-glucan branching protein GlgB, whose translation MNSVKTYTLFTDHDVYLFKEGKHYKLYEKFGAHSVEKDGIKGVYFSVWAPNAKKVSVIGNFNNWNHKDHILFPRWDGSGIWEGFIAGLTWGTLYKYAIENLGKILEKSDPYALSWEQNLQAASLVSTTWYEWSDKEWLEKRWKNNSLNSPISVYELHLGSWFRKADVPDKFLNYRDIGEKLVPYIKYMGFTHVEFMPLMEFPYDPSWGYQITGFFAATSRFGSPQDLMFLINELHKNEIGVILDWVPSHFPGDANGLHRFDGSYLYEPEDQRRGFHPEWKSYIFNYGRNEVKSFLISNAMFWLDRYHADGLRVDAVTSMLHLDYSRNEGEWEPNIYGENVNLEAKLFLQEFNTAVYKEFGESIITIAEESSDFPLLTKPVHDGGVGFGMKWMMGWMHDTLDYFKEEYENRKYKHHKLTFASMYMYNENYMMPLSHDEVVHGKASLIYKMKGDEWQKFANLRALFVYMFTHPGAKLLFMGDEFGQTSEWNFKQSLDWHLLDFPIHKGLQNLVKDLNHLYTTETAFYENQFNPNGFEWVEADDTDNSVLIYLRKGNKKDDVLMVILNLTPQAFDYKVGVNAATHWEVIFNSDDKKYDGSGVEPTVFKEEKDEWMNRPQSISLKLPPLAGLVLKMKKEKKYKIQRIKQHKK comes from the coding sequence ATGAACTCGGTAAAAACCTATACACTTTTCACGGATCATGATGTTTATCTTTTTAAGGAAGGTAAGCATTATAAACTTTATGAAAAATTTGGAGCACATTCTGTTGAAAAAGACGGCATCAAAGGTGTTTATTTTTCTGTCTGGGCTCCTAATGCAAAAAAAGTTTCCGTCATTGGAAATTTTAATAACTGGAATCATAAAGATCATATTCTTTTCCCTAGATGGGATGGTTCCGGTATATGGGAAGGCTTTATAGCAGGACTAACCTGGGGAACTTTATATAAATATGCCATAGAGAATTTAGGTAAGATTTTAGAAAAAAGTGATCCGTATGCATTGAGCTGGGAACAAAATCTTCAGGCGGCATCATTGGTGTCAACAACTTGGTATGAGTGGTCAGACAAAGAATGGCTGGAAAAAAGGTGGAAAAATAACTCCCTGAACTCTCCAATTTCTGTGTACGAATTACACCTTGGTTCATGGTTTAGAAAAGCAGATGTACCGGATAAATTTTTAAATTACAGAGATATTGGAGAAAAGCTGGTTCCTTATATCAAATATATGGGATTCACTCATGTGGAATTCATGCCTTTGATGGAGTTCCCGTATGATCCCAGCTGGGGATACCAGATTACCGGGTTTTTTGCAGCAACATCGCGTTTCGGTTCGCCTCAGGATTTGATGTTTTTGATTAATGAGTTGCATAAAAACGAGATCGGCGTTATTTTAGACTGGGTTCCTTCGCATTTTCCGGGTGATGCCAATGGTTTGCACCGTTTCGACGGAAGTTATCTCTACGAACCTGAAGATCAGAGAAGGGGCTTTCATCCCGAATGGAAATCCTATATTTTCAATTACGGAAGAAATGAGGTTAAATCTTTTCTGATTTCAAATGCGATGTTTTGGCTCGATCGTTACCATGCAGACGGACTACGTGTAGATGCCGTGACTTCGATGCTGCATTTAGATTATTCAAGAAACGAAGGCGAATGGGAACCGAATATTTACGGTGAAAATGTCAATCTCGAAGCTAAATTATTTTTGCAGGAATTCAATACCGCAGTATATAAAGAGTTTGGTGAAAGCATTATTACGATTGCAGAAGAAAGTTCAGATTTTCCTTTGCTCACCAAACCTGTGCATGATGGCGGAGTAGGTTTCGGAATGAAGTGGATGATGGGCTGGATGCATGATACCTTAGATTACTTTAAAGAAGAATACGAAAATAGAAAATATAAGCATCATAAATTAACGTTTGCATCAATGTATATGTATAATGAAAATTACATGATGCCTTTATCCCATGATGAAGTCGTACACGGAAAAGCAAGTCTTATCTATAAAATGAAAGGTGATGAATGGCAGAAATTTGCCAATCTCAGAGCTTTATTTGTGTATATGTTTACGCATCCGGGAGCAAAACTACTCTTCATGGGAGATGAGTTTGGACAGACCAGTGAGTGGAATTTTAAACAGAGTTTGGATTGGCATTTATTGGATTTTCCTATTCATAAAGGACTTCAGAATTTAGTTAAAGATTTAAATCATTTATATACAACTGAAACAGCTTTTTACGAAAATCAATTTAATCCAAATGGTTTTGAATGGGTAGAAGCTGATGATACAGATAATTCCGTTTTAATTTATTTAAGAAAAGGAAATAAGAAAGATGATGTATTGATGGTTATTTTAAATCTGACTCCTCAAGCCTTTGATTACAAAGTTGGCGTGAATGCCGCAACGCATTGGGAAGTAATTTTTAATTCAGACGATAAAAAATATGATGGAAGCGGAGTAGAACCAACCGTTTTTAAAGAAGAAAAGGACGAGTGGATGAACCGTCCACAATCGATTTCACTAAAACTTCCGCCACTTGCCGGGCTTGTTTTGAAAATGAAAAAAGAAAAAAAATATAAAATTCAAAGAATAAAACAACACAAAAAATAA
- a CDS encoding 2-oxoglutarate dehydrogenase E1 component: protein MDRFSFLNAAHSQLIEDLYQQYLKFPDSLEPSWKAFFQGFDFALENYSDDDSTQIIQNSVNSAPAAVQQISQAAANGEVPEHIKKEFKVVNLIEAYRTRGHLFTKTNPVRERRHYTPTLDIENFGLDQSDLNTKFNCATETGMKGPATLQELITHLENIYCDSIGVEYTYINNVQEKDYIKQWLQVNENHPSLSANEKTEILLKLNQAVAFENYLHTKFVGQKRFSLEGGETLIPALDQLISRSSQLGVDEVVLGMAHRGRLNVLSNIFGKSYKQIFSEFEGKEFEEDVFSGDVKYHLGSSKKVKTASGEEVSINLTPNPSHLETVSALVEGICRAKVDDRYKGDFSKILPIVIHGDGALAGQGIAYEVAQMMTLEGYKTGGTVHIVVNNQVSFTTNYADARSSTYCTDIAKVTESPVMHVNADDAEAVVHAMHFAADFRAKFGKDVYIDLLGYRKYGHNEGDEPRFTQPNLYKLISKHPNPREIYKDKLIKDSVISDEVLKTMETDFKTLLDKDFDASKEIEKNVMDLFMSEDWTNFPIAKRGAVQNAVDTKYDLAKLKELAIKMSTLPAEKKFINKITRLFDNRLKAIDVNSLDWALGEWLAYATLLTEGHNIRISGEDVERGTFSHRHAVIKTEDTEEEFIPLRHISENRFDIYNSHLSEYGVLGFDYGYAMASPNTLTIWEAQFGDFVNGAQIIVDQYLAAAEEKWKIQDGLVMLLPHGSEGQGAEHSSARLERFLTLCANENMVVANITSPANYFHLLRRQLKWSFRKPLIVMSPKSLLRHPKVVSPLEDFSEKGFQPILDDPTADPTKVEKLVFCSGKLYFELLAKKEELNCENVALVRFEQLYPLQTDAIEAVFAKYENRTSIVWAQEEPENMGAWSYILRNFRDTGIQVISPVASGAPAPGSHKMFEKNQNSVINRVFDRDDAPAKRPVTA, encoded by the coding sequence ATGGACAGATTTTCATTCCTAAACGCAGCTCATTCTCAGTTAATTGAGGATTTATACCAACAATACTTAAAATTTCCGGATTCTCTAGAACCATCATGGAAAGCCTTTTTTCAAGGCTTTGATTTTGCGTTGGAGAACTACAGCGATGACGACAGCACTCAGATCATACAAAATTCTGTGAATTCTGCACCTGCTGCAGTACAGCAGATTTCTCAGGCAGCAGCTAATGGTGAAGTTCCTGAACACATCAAAAAAGAATTTAAGGTAGTAAATCTTATCGAAGCTTACAGAACGAGAGGTCACTTGTTTACAAAAACCAATCCTGTTCGCGAAAGAAGGCACTATACGCCGACTTTAGATATAGAAAATTTTGGTCTTGATCAGTCAGACTTAAATACGAAATTCAACTGTGCTACAGAAACAGGAATGAAAGGTCCTGCAACTCTGCAAGAATTGATTACTCACCTCGAAAATATCTACTGTGACTCAATCGGGGTAGAATATACTTATATCAACAATGTTCAGGAAAAAGATTACATTAAGCAGTGGCTTCAGGTAAACGAAAATCATCCGAGCCTTAGTGCCAATGAAAAAACTGAGATTTTATTAAAATTAAATCAGGCTGTAGCGTTTGAAAATTATCTTCATACTAAATTTGTTGGGCAAAAAAGATTTTCATTAGAAGGAGGTGAGACTTTGATTCCCGCTTTGGATCAGCTAATTTCCAGATCTTCTCAATTGGGAGTTGATGAGGTTGTTTTAGGGATGGCTCACAGAGGAAGATTAAATGTTTTATCTAATATTTTCGGGAAATCTTATAAGCAGATTTTCTCAGAATTTGAAGGAAAAGAATTTGAAGAGGATGTATTTTCAGGTGATGTTAAATATCACTTAGGTTCATCTAAAAAAGTAAAAACGGCATCAGGAGAAGAAGTTTCTATCAACTTAACTCCGAACCCGTCTCATTTAGAAACTGTTTCTGCTTTGGTCGAAGGTATTTGCCGTGCAAAAGTAGATGACCGTTACAAAGGTGATTTTTCTAAGATATTACCGATCGTTATCCACGGTGATGGAGCACTTGCCGGACAGGGAATTGCCTATGAAGTTGCTCAGATGATGACTTTAGAGGGTTATAAAACAGGAGGTACCGTTCATATCGTTGTGAATAACCAGGTTTCGTTTACGACAAACTATGCCGATGCTAGATCATCTACCTATTGTACAGATATTGCAAAAGTGACAGAATCTCCAGTGATGCACGTAAATGCTGATGATGCAGAAGCTGTCGTTCATGCCATGCATTTTGCTGCTGATTTCAGGGCTAAATTTGGTAAAGATGTATACATCGATTTATTGGGGTACAGAAAATATGGTCATAATGAAGGTGATGAGCCAAGATTTACACAGCCAAATTTATATAAATTAATCTCTAAACATCCAAATCCTAGAGAAATTTACAAAGATAAATTGATCAAAGACAGCGTTATTTCTGACGAGGTTCTTAAAACCATGGAAACTGATTTCAAAACTCTTTTAGATAAAGACTTTGACGCTTCCAAAGAAATTGAGAAAAACGTAATGGATTTATTCATGTCAGAAGACTGGACTAATTTCCCGATTGCAAAAAGAGGAGCAGTTCAGAATGCTGTTGATACGAAATATGATTTAGCTAAATTGAAAGAATTGGCAATCAAAATGTCAACACTTCCCGCAGAAAAAAAATTCATCAATAAAATCACAAGACTTTTTGACAACCGTCTGAAAGCAATTGATGTCAATTCATTAGATTGGGCATTAGGAGAGTGGCTCGCTTATGCTACTTTGCTTACCGAAGGTCACAACATCAGAATTTCTGGTGAAGATGTAGAAAGAGGAACGTTCTCACACAGACATGCGGTAATTAAAACTGAAGATACAGAAGAAGAATTTATCCCGTTAAGACACATTTCTGAAAACAGATTTGATATATATAACTCTCACCTTTCAGAGTATGGAGTTTTAGGTTTCGATTACGGATATGCGATGGCATCACCGAATACATTAACGATCTGGGAAGCTCAGTTCGGAGATTTTGTGAATGGAGCGCAAATTATTGTAGATCAATATTTGGCTGCCGCTGAAGAAAAATGGAAAATCCAAGATGGTTTGGTAATGTTATTACCTCACGGATCTGAAGGACAAGGAGCAGAACATTCTTCAGCAAGATTAGAAAGATTTTTGACCCTTTGTGCTAATGAAAATATGGTTGTGGCGAATATCACTTCACCTGCTAACTACTTCCACTTGTTGAGAAGACAGCTGAAGTGGTCTTTTAGAAAACCATTAATTGTGATGAGCCCGAAATCTTTATTGAGACATCCAAAAGTTGTTTCTCCCCTTGAAGATTTTTCAGAAAAAGGATTTCAGCCTATATTAGATGATCCTACTGCAGATCCTACAAAGGTTGAGAAATTAGTCTTCTGTTCGGGTAAATTGTACTTCGAATTATTGGCTAAAAAAGAAGAATTAAATTGTGAAAATGTTGCACTGGTAAGATTTGAACAGTTATATCCTCTTCAGACTGACGCTATCGAAGCTGTATTTGCTAAATATGAAAATAGAACATCAATCGTCTGGGCTCAGGAAGAACCGGAAAACATGGGAGCTTGGTCCTATATTTTAAGAAACTTCAGAGATACAGGAATTCAGGTAATCTCTCCGGTTGCGAGTGGTGCACCGGCTCCTGGAAGTCACAAAATGTTTGAGAAAAACCAAAATTCGGTCATCAACAGAGTTTTTGACAGAGATGATGCTCCGGCTAAAAGACCTGTTACCGCTTAA